A stretch of the Massilia sp. W12 genome encodes the following:
- the radA gene encoding DNA repair protein RadA, protein MAKAKTLFVCNECGGQSSKWAGQCPHCQQWNCLQEVVQEAANNRYSQTPQALAVTAPVLSLAEIEAEEVPRFTTGLEEFDRVLGGGLVAGGVVLIGGDPGIGKSTLLLQALAQMSKERRVLYVSGEESGAQIALRAKRLQVEAPQLKLQAEIQLEKISATIAQMQPQVVVIDSIQTVYTDALGSAPGSVAQVRECAAQLTRAAKQQDISIIMVGHVTKEGALAGPRVLEHIVDTVLYFEGDNHSSFRLVRAVKNRFGAVNELGVFAMTERGLKGVSNPSALFLSQHDSYVPGSCVMVTQEGSRPLLVEIQALVDASHLPNARRLSVGLEQNRLAMLLAVLHRHAGIAAYDQDVFINAVGGVKITEPAADLAVLLAINSSMRNKALPRGLVVFGEVGLAGEIRPAPRGQERLREAAKLGFSIAMIPKANAPKQAMEGMQVIAVERIEQAFQRLRELD, encoded by the coding sequence ATGGCAAAAGCAAAAACCCTGTTTGTCTGCAATGAATGCGGCGGCCAGAGCAGCAAATGGGCCGGCCAATGCCCCCATTGCCAGCAATGGAACTGCTTGCAGGAAGTGGTGCAAGAAGCCGCGAATAACCGTTACAGCCAGACCCCGCAAGCGCTCGCCGTGACTGCGCCGGTGCTCTCACTGGCCGAAATCGAAGCCGAAGAAGTGCCGCGCTTTACCACCGGGCTGGAAGAATTCGACCGCGTATTAGGCGGCGGCCTGGTGGCCGGCGGCGTGGTCTTGATCGGCGGCGATCCCGGCATCGGCAAATCGACCCTGCTCTTGCAAGCCTTGGCGCAAATGAGCAAAGAGCGGCGCGTGCTGTATGTCAGCGGCGAAGAATCCGGCGCGCAAATCGCGCTGCGCGCCAAACGGCTGCAAGTGGAAGCGCCGCAACTCAAGTTGCAAGCCGAAATCCAGCTCGAAAAAATCAGCGCCACGATTGCCCAGATGCAGCCGCAAGTCGTGGTGATCGACTCGATTCAGACCGTGTACACCGACGCGCTCGGCTCCGCGCCCGGCAGCGTGGCCCAGGTGCGCGAATGCGCGGCCCAGCTCACGCGCGCAGCCAAGCAGCAGGATATCAGCATCATCATGGTCGGCCATGTCACCAAAGAAGGCGCCCTGGCCGGCCCGCGCGTGCTGGAGCATATCGTCGATACCGTGCTGTATTTTGAAGGCGATAACCATTCCAGCTTCCGCCTGGTGCGCGCCGTCAAAAACCGCTTTGGCGCGGTGAATGAATTGGGCGTATTCGCCATGACCGAGCGCGGCTTGAAAGGCGTTTCCAACCCTTCCGCGCTGTTTCTGTCGCAACATGACAGCTATGTGCCGGGTTCTTGCGTGATGGTGACGCAAGAGGGCAGCCGCCCGCTGTTAGTCGAAATCCAAGCCCTGGTGGACGCCAGCCATTTGCCGAATGCGCGCCGGCTCTCGGTCGGCCTGGAGCAAAACCGCTTAGCCATGCTGCTGGCTGTGCTGCACCGCCACGCCGGGATTGCCGCCTATGATCAGGATGTGTTTATCAATGCCGTGGGCGGGGTCAAAATCACTGAACCGGCAGCCGATCTGGCGGTGCTGCTGGCGATCAATTCCTCCATGCGCAACAAAGCTTTGCCGCGCGGCCTGGTGGTGTTTGGCGAAGTCGGCCTGGCCGGCGAAATCCGCCCCGCGCCGCGCGGCCAGGAACGCTTGCGCGAAGCCGCCAAACTCGGCTTTTCAATCGCCATGATTCCCAAAGCGAATGCGCCGAAACAGGCGATGGAAGGGATGCAAGTGATTGCTGTCGAACGGATTGAACAGGCTTTCCAGCGCTTGCGCGAGTTGGATTGA
- a CDS encoding RICIN domain-containing protein has protein sequence MSHRLLTSASSGRFCGLSILTLGICAYFPLAAQAAAPAAGMLLSLINPLSNKALDVAGASTSDGANVQIWSSNGSGAQQWKLSANSNGSYTLINPNSGKALDVAGARTADGTNVQIATVNGSGAQQWQFRANADGSYTLINTLSGKALDVAGARTADGTNVQIASLNGSGAQRWRLQEVGNSAWRLVWSDEFNGPAIDGNKWSFEVNGKGGGNNELQYYTARSQNARIENGKLVIEARKEQYSGADGVRQYTSARLRSLNKGDWLYGRFEARMKLPRGQGMWPAFWMLPTDNKYGTWAASGEIDIMEAVNMQAAGGNKVYGSIHFGNTWPNNKHITVANTPPSSISDNFHVYAVEWEPRVIRWYVNNVLYSTQTQWNTGSAPYPAPFDQRFHLLLNLAVGGNWPGSPNASTVFPQRMEVDYVRVYQK, from the coding sequence ATGTCGCATCGCTTGTTGACGTCCGCATCATCTGGCCGATTCTGTGGCCTGTCCATCCTGACGCTGGGTATCTGCGCCTATTTTCCCCTGGCCGCACAAGCCGCCGCCCCGGCTGCCGGCATGTTGCTCAGTTTGATCAATCCGCTCAGCAATAAGGCGCTGGATGTGGCCGGCGCCAGCACCAGCGATGGCGCGAATGTGCAAATCTGGAGCAGCAATGGCAGCGGCGCGCAGCAATGGAAATTAAGCGCCAACAGCAATGGCAGCTATACCCTGATCAACCCCAACAGCGGCAAGGCTTTGGATGTGGCCGGCGCACGCACCGCCGACGGCACAAATGTGCAAATCGCCACCGTCAATGGCAGCGGCGCTCAGCAATGGCAATTCCGCGCCAATGCCGATGGCAGTTACACCTTGATCAATACCTTGAGCGGCAAGGCCTTGGATGTGGCCGGCGCGCGCACCGCTGACGGCACAAATGTGCAAATTGCCTCCCTCAATGGCAGTGGGGCGCAGCGCTGGCGTTTGCAGGAAGTCGGCAACAGCGCGTGGCGGCTGGTGTGGAGCGATGAGTTCAACGGGCCGGCGATTGATGGCAATAAATGGTCGTTTGAGGTGAATGGCAAGGGCGGCGGCAATAATGAATTGCAGTATTACACCGCACGTTCGCAAAACGCCAGAATTGAAAACGGCAAGCTGGTGATTGAAGCGCGCAAAGAGCAATACAGCGGCGCGGACGGGGTGCGGCAATACACTTCCGCCCGTTTGCGCAGTTTGAATAAGGGCGATTGGCTGTATGGCCGTTTTGAGGCGCGCATGAAATTGCCGCGCGGGCAGGGCATGTGGCCAGCGTTTTGGATGTTGCCTACTGATAATAAATATGGCACATGGGCCGCCAGTGGGGAAATCGATATCATGGAAGCTGTCAATATGCAGGCGGCTGGCGGCAATAAGGTGTATGGCTCGATTCACTTCGGCAATACCTGGCCGAATAACAAGCACATCACGGTGGCGAACACGCCGCCATCCAGCATCTCGGACAATTTCCATGTGTATGCGGTGGAATGGGAGCCGCGCGTGATCCGCTGGTATGTGAATAATGTGCTGTATTCCACCCAAACCCAATGGAATACCGGCAGCGCCCCTTACCCTGCGCCGTTTGATCAGCGTTTTCACTTATTGCTGAATCTGGCGGTCGGCGGCAACTGGCCGGGCAGCCCGAATGCATCCACAGTCTTCCCGCAGCGTATGGAAGTGGATTATGTGCGGGTGTATCAGAAATAA
- a CDS encoding heparan-alpha-glucosaminide N-acetyltransferase domain-containing protein produces the protein MQVESARERMVFIDAMRGLAIIFMALDHVRDFFGVTPFALLDLKQTTPAWFVTRYITHVCAPIFVFLAGCSAWLYGQTVSKRALSHYLATRGLWLIFLECTFISLSWGALLGGVVSLQVIWVLGLSMVLLAALQYLPRWAIGALAVLLIAGHNLLDGWHSKDFGQWGWLWSVLHEPAFHPGAIEGSGVYVAYPLLPWLGVMLAGYFCAPFLQGDAGLRQRRLLAAGGVLLLAMLLLRAGNWYGDPQPWQAQARGALYTVFSFLNFEKYPPSLLYLCITLGLSAWMLAALARINPARLAWLTVYGRVPMFFYLLHLPMIHIGAQIWAILRYEQLSGWNYANVPAPQDYEPSLLFVYLVWLGYLLVLYFACRWYGALKRRKPNSWLRYV, from the coding sequence ATGCAAGTTGAAAGTGCACGCGAGCGTATGGTGTTTATTGACGCAATGCGTGGTCTCGCCATTATTTTTATGGCGCTTGATCATGTCCGCGACTTTTTTGGCGTGACCCCGTTTGCATTGCTTGATCTGAAACAAACCACCCCGGCCTGGTTTGTGACGCGCTACATCACGCATGTTTGCGCGCCCATCTTCGTCTTCCTGGCCGGTTGCAGCGCCTGGCTGTATGGCCAGACGGTGTCAAAGCGCGCCTTGAGCCATTATTTGGCGACGCGCGGCCTTTGGCTGATTTTTTTAGAGTGCACTTTCATCAGCCTGAGTTGGGGCGCGCTGCTGGGCGGCGTGGTTTCCTTGCAGGTGATATGGGTGTTGGGCTTGTCAATGGTGCTGTTGGCCGCGCTCCAGTATTTACCGCGCTGGGCTATCGGCGCGCTCGCCGTGCTGTTAATCGCTGGCCATAATCTATTGGATGGCTGGCATAGCAAAGATTTTGGCCAGTGGGGCTGGTTGTGGAGCGTCTTGCACGAGCCAGCGTTTCATCCCGGCGCCATCGAGGGAAGCGGCGTGTATGTCGCCTATCCCTTATTGCCCTGGCTGGGCGTGATGCTGGCCGGGTATTTCTGCGCGCCCTTCTTACAAGGCGATGCCGGCCTGCGTCAGCGCCGCTTGCTGGCCGCCGGCGGCGTCTTGCTGTTGGCGATGTTGCTGCTGCGTGCCGGCAATTGGTATGGCGATCCGCAGCCATGGCAGGCGCAAGCGCGCGGTGCGCTGTACACAGTATTTTCATTTTTGAATTTTGAAAAATACCCGCCCTCGCTTTTATATCTATGCATCACCTTGGGATTGAGCGCCTGGATGCTGGCCGCCCTGGCACGCATCAATCCAGCGCGCCTGGCATGGCTGACGGTGTATGGCCGTGTGCCGATGTTCTTTTACCTGCTGCATCTGCCTATGATTCATATCGGCGCACAAATCTGGGCGATTTTGCGCTATGAACAATTAAGCGGTTGGAACTATGCGAATGTGCCGGCGCCGCAAGACTATGAACCCAGTCTGCTGTTTGTCTATCTTGTTTGGCTGGGCTATCTGCTTGTGCTGTATTTCGCCTGTCGCTGGTATGGCGCACTCAAACGGCGCAAACCAAACAGCTGGCTGCGTTACGTGTGA
- a CDS encoding response regulator transcription factor — translation MNVLLLEDDLALGDALCRALHQADIRVVWVRRLQEARAFLQEKTQDALLLDLSLPDGDGLNLLRELRSHCSMPVIILSARDTLENRLEGLRCGADDYLVKPFAIAELLARLQVVTRRSSGFLSSQWQIGDLVINTENRSASLAGVDVALSPSEFSLLFELVRKGGKVLSREYLITHLCCDSDNALEVHVSNLRKKLGKDWVRTIRGVGYLLPKP, via the coding sequence ATGAATGTTTTATTGCTTGAAGATGATCTTGCGCTCGGCGACGCCTTGTGCCGCGCCTTGCACCAGGCGGATATACGCGTTGTCTGGGTGCGCCGCTTGCAGGAAGCGCGTGCGTTTTTGCAGGAAAAAACGCAAGACGCCCTGTTACTCGATTTAAGCTTGCCGGATGGCGATGGCTTGAACTTGCTGCGCGAGTTGCGCAGCCATTGCAGTATGCCGGTGATTATTCTTTCCGCCCGCGACACCCTGGAAAACCGCCTCGAAGGCTTGCGTTGCGGCGCGGATGACTATTTGGTGAAGCCATTCGCCATCGCCGAACTGCTGGCGCGCCTGCAAGTGGTGACCCGGCGCAGCAGCGGATTTTTGTCATCGCAATGGCAAATTGGCGATTTGGTGATCAACACCGAAAACCGCTCAGCCAGCTTGGCCGGGGTCGATGTCGCGCTCTCGCCCTCAGAATTTTCCCTGCTGTTTGAACTGGTGCGCAAAGGCGGCAAGGTGCTCAGCCGCGAATACCTCATTACACATTTATGCTGCGACTCAGATAATGCATTAGAGGTGCATGTCTCCAATCTACGCAAAAAATTAGGCAAAGATTGGGTGCGCACGATTCGCGGCGTCGGATATTTATTGCCAAAGCCATGA
- a CDS encoding HAMP domain-containing sensor histidine kinase, translated as MKTFPVHYVSLYWRLLWVSLSSILLVWCLLLGWFYLEVTKVGSGHFDRDLRSVADTIAMVHSGAFKEAERSQLIKKKIDHFSRSYSDAAMPENEFSYRVMDQQGRVLKQSANWPGLAQTSTAELPQRDGAWRSLMVSSEDAELTVQVAIEESFVQRATFGILIFFLLPLLLALPVMLLLLQYGFRLALKPVTLLANAIRNSEPKQTQPLVSNASHYKELAPVFEAVNSLLLRLAAHREAERRFFADAAHELRTPLAALGAQVHLLKQAENANQRAVIADMLQTSIERNAELVGKILVLSRLEAESAQANLQVFNLAALARAAVARNAPHAIARGSELSYDGISELRCCGDPLALESLFDNLIDNAIRHCPPGATISVEVEDGVSFCRISVLDDGPGIAPAWREEVLKRFVRLPDTLGAGSGLGLAIVQKVVDLHGGTLLLGEGLRGRGLGVEIRLPPIDCKRH; from the coding sequence ATGAAGACATTCCCTGTTCACTATGTTTCTTTGTATTGGCGCCTGCTATGGGTCAGCCTGAGTTCCATCCTGCTGGTCTGGTGCTTGTTGCTGGGCTGGTTTTATCTGGAAGTGACTAAAGTTGGATCAGGCCATTTTGATCGTGATCTGCGCAGTGTCGCCGATACGATTGCCATGGTGCACAGCGGGGCCTTCAAAGAAGCTGAGCGCAGCCAATTGATTAAAAAGAAAATTGACCATTTCAGCCGTTCATATAGCGATGCGGCGATGCCGGAAAACGAGTTTTCCTATCGCGTGATGGATCAGCAGGGACGGGTCTTGAAGCAATCGGCAAACTGGCCGGGTTTAGCGCAGACAAGCACAGCCGAATTGCCGCAGCGCGATGGGGCCTGGCGCAGTTTGATGGTCTCAAGTGAAGATGCGGAACTCACAGTGCAGGTGGCGATTGAAGAAAGTTTTGTACAGCGCGCCACCTTTGGGATTTTAATTTTCTTCTTGCTGCCGCTGTTGCTGGCCCTGCCGGTGATGCTGCTGTTATTGCAATATGGTTTCCGCCTTGCCTTAAAGCCGGTGACGCTGCTGGCCAATGCGATACGCAATAGCGAGCCGAAGCAAACCCAACCTTTAGTCAGCAATGCCTCGCACTATAAAGAGCTGGCCCCGGTGTTTGAAGCGGTCAACAGCCTGCTGTTGCGCTTAGCCGCGCACCGCGAAGCGGAGCGGCGTTTTTTTGCCGATGCCGCGCACGAATTGCGCACCCCGCTGGCGGCCCTGGGCGCGCAGGTGCATTTATTAAAACAGGCGGAAAACGCTAATCAACGCGCAGTCATCGCCGACATGCTGCAAACCAGCATCGAACGCAATGCCGAGCTGGTCGGCAAAATATTGGTGCTGTCCCGCTTGGAAGCCGAATCGGCGCAAGCCAATCTGCAGGTCTTCAATCTGGCGGCCCTGGCCCGCGCGGCAGTCGCGCGCAATGCGCCACATGCGATAGCACGCGGCAGTGAACTGTCTTACGACGGTATCAGCGAGCTGCGCTGTTGCGGCGATCCGCTGGCGCTGGAAAGCCTGTTTGATAATCTGATTGATAATGCGATTCGCCATTGCCCGCCCGGGGCGACAATCAGCGTTGAGGTAGAAGACGGGGTTTCCTTTTGCCGCATCTCCGTGCTGGACGACGGCCCCGGGATTGCGCCGGCCTGGCGCGAAGAGGTGCTCAAACGCTTTGTGCGTCTGCCCGATACCCTGGGCGCCGGCAGCGGCTTGGGCTTGGCGATTGTGCAAAAAGTGGTCGATCTGCACGGCGGCACCCTTTTATTAGGCGAGGGTTTGCGGGGCCGTGGTTTGGGGGTGGAGATACGCTTGCCGCCGATTGACTGCAAGCGGCATTAA
- a CDS encoding HNH/endonuclease VII fold toxin-2 domain-containing protein — translation MASGPNTPVNYYMDTAEAKKECAKDQKQVEQKCKADEKNKHRGKGRPKSRTTLKAGEKDAAWVLDHCGPLLVQPGDNFQEWLDDFKDISSVMSKLAQDLGDKVITKIEKEILEYGAKALGKMALRRGLTGWIPVVGWIMTAVDVAVTAVDVATRVDELKSTVTELKSTVSNLKEQAANITQTFQKYENQLKNYSKLSKADKAKVAREVMVDVQAAYAAANPCLRARKCTLVPYNKGAADKWMGKGCCPGQTGHHLLPDAMFRDPVGSKAAKEAWDKDPKNKNDKGKIKDMPRSKLPKLKCWDGYSEGASPTICAEGANQYAGSHGVLHEVTSAELKQAGFASKNEMPYTSARDLILGRISKLYGCDKKCLQAQLDAYYCGKAASKGPGCPDCKHASVVPHDGKGKKDIEEDVSFED, via the coding sequence ATGGCAAGCGGGCCGAATACACCAGTCAACTACTACATGGACACTGCCGAAGCAAAGAAGGAGTGCGCCAAGGATCAGAAACAGGTAGAACAGAAATGCAAGGCCGATGAAAAGAACAAGCATCGCGGCAAAGGCCGGCCAAAATCGCGTACAACTTTGAAAGCAGGCGAGAAAGATGCTGCCTGGGTGCTGGATCATTGCGGGCCGCTCTTGGTGCAGCCTGGTGATAATTTCCAGGAATGGCTTGATGATTTCAAGGACATCAGCAGTGTGATGTCGAAGCTGGCGCAAGATTTGGGCGATAAAGTCATCACCAAGATTGAAAAAGAAATTCTGGAATATGGGGCCAAGGCACTTGGCAAAATGGCGCTGAGGCGCGGCTTGACCGGTTGGATTCCTGTAGTTGGCTGGATCATGACGGCGGTTGATGTGGCTGTTACGGCTGTGGATGTGGCGACCAGGGTTGATGAATTGAAGTCCACGGTGACAGAACTCAAATCGACCGTCAGCAACCTGAAAGAGCAAGCCGCCAACATCACACAAACCTTTCAGAAGTACGAGAACCAGCTCAAAAACTACAGCAAACTGTCCAAGGCAGACAAGGCCAAGGTAGCGCGCGAAGTGATGGTGGATGTGCAAGCGGCCTACGCCGCCGCCAATCCCTGCTTGCGGGCGCGCAAATGCACCTTGGTTCCATACAACAAAGGCGCAGCGGATAAATGGATGGGCAAAGGCTGCTGTCCGGGACAGACTGGCCACCATCTGTTGCCAGATGCAATGTTTCGTGACCCCGTTGGCAGCAAAGCCGCGAAAGAGGCATGGGATAAAGACCCGAAAAATAAAAACGACAAAGGGAAAATCAAGGATATGCCGCGCAGCAAGCTGCCCAAGCTGAAGTGCTGGGATGGGTATTCTGAAGGGGCTTCGCCGACGATTTGTGCGGAAGGAGCGAATCAGTATGCGGGTTCGCATGGGGTGTTGCATGAAGTGACATCAGCAGAATTAAAACAGGCTGGCTTTGCAAGCAAGAATGAGATGCCATACACATCAGCTCGTGACTTGATTTTGGGGCGAATATCCAAGCTTTATGGGTGTGACAAGAAATGCTTGCAAGCACAGTTGGATGCCTACTATTGCGGTAAAGCTGCAAGTAAAGGGCCGGGTTGCCCGGATTGCAAGCATGCAAGTGTCGTACCGCATGATGGCAAAGGGAAGAAAGACATTGAAGAAGATGTGAGTTTTGAAGACTAA
- a CDS encoding DUF4150 domain-containing protein, which produces METHVYANGNEISSKAADGKSAAATPDVCWSPPGPAAGPVPIPYTNTAFTKDLANGSTTVFICGTSVSLKDKSYFATSTGNEPATEQFQKGIVSGVIKGKAYFASWSADVKIEGFNVCRHVDLMTHNHK; this is translated from the coding sequence ATGGAAACGCATGTGTACGCCAATGGCAATGAAATCAGCAGCAAAGCCGCTGACGGCAAATCCGCAGCAGCGACACCCGATGTCTGCTGGAGTCCGCCCGGCCCCGCAGCCGGCCCTGTCCCGATTCCTTACACCAATACCGCCTTCACCAAAGACTTGGCGAATGGCTCGACGACTGTGTTTATTTGCGGCACATCGGTATCGCTGAAAGACAAATCCTACTTCGCCACCAGTACCGGCAACGAACCGGCCACAGAGCAATTCCAGAAAGGCATTGTCAGCGGGGTGATCAAGGGTAAAGCCTATTTTGCGAGCTGGTCAGCCGATGTCAAAATCGAAGGCTTCAATGTATGCCGCCATGTCGATCTGATGACGCATAACCACAAATAA
- a CDS encoding DUF2169 domain-containing protein translates to MEIAIGSKYLVADATVAVDKTGQEHLLIVAKGSWQFGPGFVRPIPAMPIQHSDLYAGKAGLSATLYESDFVLHKPRCDVLFAAQAYAPNGQAVRELLAGYQIGTQQKVLRVHGPRRWQGDPPAPGQAEPFHVMPLHYGYAFGGSRLLANTGQSEIYAANPLGSGFCTDPAAAHDLDMQSLEAHQQPVTRPDQPYAPMALSVLGRNCLPRRLLAGTYDAAWKQDVFPFLPEDFDSRFYQAAPEDQQIDYPQGGEEVVLWHLTSGHPEIRFKLPKLNKAPVRILMRDFSVHQPPVVADTLFFEPDQSRFTVVWRSSLPLKRRIQDVKTVAIAGICKNWWDAKTMGLDACASCDKQRSTQDAAPGEEECNEETA, encoded by the coding sequence ATGGAAATAGCAATCGGCTCAAAATACCTGGTGGCGGACGCTACCGTTGCGGTGGATAAAACCGGGCAAGAACATCTGTTGATTGTGGCAAAAGGAAGCTGGCAATTCGGCCCTGGCTTTGTGCGCCCGATTCCTGCAATGCCAATCCAGCACAGCGATTTGTATGCAGGCAAAGCCGGCTTATCCGCCACTTTGTACGAAAGTGATTTTGTGCTGCACAAACCGCGCTGCGATGTGCTGTTTGCCGCACAAGCATATGCTCCCAATGGACAGGCAGTGCGCGAATTGCTGGCCGGCTATCAAATAGGCACACAGCAAAAAGTCTTGCGCGTGCATGGCCCTCGCAGATGGCAAGGCGATCCACCCGCGCCCGGCCAGGCAGAGCCGTTTCACGTCATGCCCTTGCATTATGGCTACGCCTTTGGCGGTTCACGCCTGTTAGCAAACACCGGGCAAAGTGAAATCTACGCTGCCAATCCTTTGGGCAGCGGCTTTTGCACAGACCCTGCCGCCGCGCATGATCTGGACATGCAATCACTGGAAGCGCATCAGCAGCCTGTCACCCGTCCCGATCAACCTTATGCGCCGATGGCCTTGTCCGTGCTGGGGCGCAATTGCCTGCCGCGCCGCCTGCTGGCAGGAACCTATGACGCCGCCTGGAAACAGGACGTGTTTCCCTTTTTGCCGGAGGATTTTGATTCGCGCTTTTATCAGGCTGCGCCCGAAGATCAGCAAATCGACTATCCGCAGGGCGGGGAGGAAGTGGTGCTATGGCATCTCACATCCGGCCACCCGGAAATCCGTTTCAAACTGCCCAAACTCAACAAAGCCCCGGTACGGATCTTGATGCGTGATTTCAGCGTACATCAGCCGCCAGTAGTTGCCGATACCCTGTTCTTTGAGCCTGATCAGTCACGCTTTACTGTGGTCTGGCGCAGCAGTCTGCCGCTCAAGCGCCGAATTCAAGATGTCAAAACCGTGGCCATTGCCGGCATTTGCAAAAATTGGTGGGATGCCAAAACCATGGGCTTGGATGCCTGCGCCAGTTGTGACAAGCAGCGCTCTACGCAAGACGCCGCACCAGGCGAAGAAGAGTGCAATGAGGAGACCGCATGA
- a CDS encoding DUF6484 domain-containing protein, with protein sequence MTDASSQSGAQQSGTPSSDDLAHNPFTTSDPAGLASLLQKEFQPPPPAVHGVVVGTLCDVQTEGSYLIALDAIGIPQAQAQAACAPALLAPGMNVAVMFLQGDTHRPLIIGPMHESHAATAQAGAAVEMRVQPTDAGEQAHSAVWEIDKRQITMQAGEELSLRCGDAAIILTSDGRILLRGVYISSQASATQRLLGGSVQIN encoded by the coding sequence ATGACAGATGCAAGCAGCCAATCCGGTGCGCAGCAAAGCGGCACGCCCTCAAGCGATGACCTGGCGCACAATCCATTTACCACATCTGACCCGGCAGGTTTGGCCAGTCTCTTGCAAAAAGAGTTTCAGCCGCCACCGCCAGCGGTGCATGGCGTAGTCGTCGGTACACTCTGCGACGTGCAGACAGAAGGCAGTTATCTGATTGCGCTGGATGCTATTGGCATACCGCAGGCGCAGGCGCAAGCTGCGTGCGCCCCGGCTTTGTTAGCGCCGGGGATGAACGTTGCTGTTATGTTTTTGCAAGGCGATACGCACCGTCCTTTGATTATTGGCCCCATGCATGAAAGCCATGCTGCTACCGCGCAGGCGGGGGCAGCGGTGGAAATGCGTGTGCAGCCCACAGACGCCGGCGAGCAAGCGCACAGCGCAGTATGGGAAATCGACAAACGGCAGATTACGATGCAGGCAGGCGAAGAATTAAGCCTGCGCTGTGGCGATGCCGCCATCATCCTGACCAGTGACGGACGGATTCTGTTGCGTGGCGTTTATATCTCCAGCCAAGCCAGCGCCACACAGCGCCTGCTGGGTGGATCAGTACAAATCAACTAA